One stretch of Eggerthella lenta DSM 2243 DNA includes these proteins:
- a CDS encoding HipA family kinase — protein MEETRTYLLKLYDDDLASFTLVRDASGAVRCASAECDESERGLLPFRVTGDAASFERWIESRTLSKNRTFASRIVRQYGIRFDDAMQMLDACNGLSLNDAYWVVPDGSKAMFAEKNLYENPFDELVATAAFSGVIDTSRVPEGLSGELTTSGQFPKAWRVVDGERYLYKAGAPNSNGLEPHAEYYAAQLAEALGFSHASYDLARWHGELCSASPLFTSRDTGFATFSSMFGTLSFDEVAAVYVEQGTEAFERFSEMTVFDALIANDDRHLGNFGFLFDNRTRSLVSAAPIFDNNLSLFIRDIDAGLTASDLDRSAAWYKSPSNVLLDYQAKRVMTDDLRDRLATLRGFEFAPHSDFPLDERYTELLNGYIRLRLEALLGLS, from the coding sequence ATGGAGGAAACGCGGACATACCTGCTGAAGCTCTACGACGACGACCTCGCGTCGTTCACCTTGGTGCGCGACGCGAGCGGCGCCGTGCGTTGCGCGAGCGCGGAATGCGACGAGTCGGAGCGCGGGCTGCTGCCGTTTCGCGTGACGGGCGACGCGGCTTCGTTCGAGCGGTGGATCGAATCGCGCACCCTTTCGAAGAACCGGACGTTCGCCTCCCGTATCGTGCGCCAGTACGGCATACGGTTCGACGACGCGATGCAGATGCTCGACGCGTGCAACGGCCTTTCGCTCAACGATGCGTATTGGGTCGTTCCCGACGGGTCGAAGGCGATGTTCGCGGAGAAGAACCTGTACGAGAATCCGTTCGACGAGCTCGTCGCCACGGCGGCGTTCTCGGGCGTGATCGACACGTCGAGGGTGCCGGAGGGACTGTCGGGCGAGCTGACCACGAGCGGCCAGTTTCCGAAAGCCTGGCGCGTCGTCGACGGCGAGCGCTATCTGTACAAGGCCGGCGCTCCCAACTCGAACGGGCTCGAGCCCCATGCCGAGTACTATGCGGCGCAGCTGGCCGAAGCCCTGGGCTTTTCCCATGCGTCCTACGATCTGGCGCGATGGCATGGCGAGTTGTGCAGCGCCAGCCCCTTGTTCACGAGTCGCGACACCGGCTTCGCGACGTTCTCCAGCATGTTCGGCACGCTGTCGTTCGACGAGGTGGCGGCGGTCTACGTCGAACAGGGGACGGAGGCGTTCGAGCGTTTCTCGGAAATGACGGTCTTCGACGCGCTGATCGCCAACGACGATCGTCATCTTGGGAACTTCGGATTCCTGTTCGACAACCGGACGCGCTCGCTCGTTTCCGCTGCGCCCATCTTCGACAACAACCTGTCGCTGTTCATCCGCGACATCGACGCGGGTTTGACGGCTTCCGACCTGGATCGATCAGCCGCGTGGTACAAGAGCCCGTCGAACGTGCTGCTGGATTATCAGGCGAAACGCGTGATGACGGACGACCTGCGCGATCGTCTCGCGACGCTGCGCGGCTTCGAGTTTGCTCCGCACTCCGACTTCCCGCTCGACGAGCGGTATACGGAGCTTTTGAACGGCTACATCCGCTTGCGGTTGGAAGCGTTGTTGGGACTGTCCTGA
- a CDS encoding helix-turn-helix domain-containing protein, with product MKSDGRRIILGKTIKMLREEQHLSQRRFALMVGTNQTHLWQIECGQVSVGIDLLCRIADGLDIKVKDLIDF from the coding sequence ATGAAAAGCGACGGCCGTAGAATAATACTGGGCAAGACAATAAAGATGCTGCGCGAGGAGCAACACCTTTCCCAACGTCGTTTCGCTCTTATGGTGGGTACGAACCAAACTCACTTATGGCAAATCGAGTGCGGCCAGGTGAGCGTCGGGATCGATCTCTTGTGCAGGATTGCCGATGGACTCGATATCAAGGTCAAAGATCTCATAGATTTCTAA